tctgaatattccaGCATCCATCAATCGATGCAAATCCTTCTCattagcatccatcagtagatgttgatctttctcatcttcatcggcatccCTCAGTAAATCCctaatcacatagcatccatcaatagatgctatcattcatcaccatcatcatagcagcatccatcaatagattgTCTCATCTAAATCATCCTaccatccatcagtagatgctatgatctgagtcctcctagcatccctCAATAGATGTTgtccaacatccatcagtagatgttgtcagtgttgcaaaataaaatcaaatccaaaagaaaaaagtcagaaattgggttgcctcccaataagcatttgtttaacgtcacgagcctgacaccaTTAAGGTCAATATGGATCTTTGATGTtggtatttttctttatttcatgaCACCAACAAAATCTCAGTAGATTCCTAGTCACCAACTTTACTCTCCTagaataaggagcctcaatctcaaaaACTCGCTTTGCTTTAATATCCTTGATAACctgttcttgaatttcactggttGGCCAGGCTTGGGTTCATTAATTTCCAGCACAAAGTCTTGGTGAACTAGTTCTTCTTTATCTCTATCCTCTATATCATACGTTGAAGggaaaaaaaactatcatacGTACATGAACACAAATATCTATCGTAATACATATATCATACGTCCAGAATCCACAAGCACAACATCAAACACGAACACATATATGATACCTAAGACACATTTAAGGGAAAAAAAACCAACCTCGAAATGGTGTCcttggagaagaagatgaaaaatccTAAAGACGAAAAAAAACCAACCACGTACGAAAAAAAGCTAAAGATAAACGAAAATTAATCGGTCAAACCAAATGAAAACCAAAGTAAATGAGTATCAAATGGCATTTGCAAGACATAAACGACTTAAAACTAACCTTCTTTGTTGATCGAACTACTCGAAGAAGAAAGTTCAAGCAAAAATGGAAGCGCGAAGAAACAGTGAGATTGTGTTATGttttttcattcattaaaaCAGATTCTACATCAAACACAAGATAAGTTTGACGTGCTATTTAAACAAAACGTTGAAGCCCCATACAATTCGACGTTTTACGGTGGTAAATATTTAAACCAGCACGccattcttttattctttttttcttgtaaacCACCACGGTTACGTCGAATTCTCCGAGCTTCGTCGTACTATTGGTCAGCCAGAAGCCAAactgtttctctctttttaattttttttcttttttcttttaaaccacaaAGGATACATCAAATTCTATGGGGCTTCGACGTACTAATTGTCAGCCAGAAGCCAAAGAGTTTTctccctttttaattcttttttcttttttcttttaaaccaccaagATTACGTCAAAGTCAatggggcttcgacgttttcttcttcagccAAAGGTGGCGTACTTGtgaatcttttttcttttcctttataaCCTCACATAGAACGTAGAAGTTTGCGGGGCTTTGACGTGAAGGGAATTGGAGTAGGTGGAAGCATTAATGGTGTGCTCTTACTAGAGAATTAATAGAATGTCGAAGTCTATGGGGATTCAACGTTTTCTTCTTCAGCGAGAAGCCAAAGGTGACGTGCACTTttgaatcttttttatttttcctttataacCTCCCATAGAACGTCGAAGTCTGCGACGCTTAGACGTGATGGGAATTGGGAGCATTAATGGTGTGCTCTTACCAGAGCATTAATAGAATGTCGAAGTGTATGAGGCTTcgacgttttcttcttcagccAGAGGTGGCAccctttttattctttttctttttcctttataacCTCCCATAGAACGTCGAAGTCCGTGGGGCTTGGACGTGAAGGGAATTGGAGTAGTTGGGAGGATTAATGGTGTGCTCTTACAAGAACATTAATAGGACGTCGAAGTCTATGGGGCTTtgacattttcttcttcaaacaGAAGCCAAAGGTCGTGcccttttgtttcttttttatttttcctttataacTTCCCATAACCTCCCCTACCCTTATATTTTAAGAGaagatttacattttttttatatttttataatataaatttgtataaatttatcttgtaatatttacatacgataaaatatatgaaagattTGTgggtgaaatttaaagagaataaaacgttatttctttaaaatatttaattaatttcatatggacaataataataataataatttgtgaGAATTGAGATTTAGTTATTTAGGAAAGTATATGAAAAGAAGAATTGTATACGCGCTTAAGAATGTTAGtgtcgtcaaaatgggttgaaacccgtgagtcaacccggctcaccacgggtttgagccgggttggctcaccgtcccacctattttttttattgaaatcaaattaattaaattaattattcaaatcctatttttttttattgaaatcaaattaattcaattaattattcaaaacgcaCAACCTTTACTTCTCGTAGAGCTTTTCGTGTTGCGTTGTGTTGTTGTCTATCCAAAAGTTCCCCtctgctatatatttttgttaacggctatatgtagtttcttggtcaaacgatTGTGTATGTcttattaaactaaattggcaaaattttatgcttgatagcttaaaatatataacaataaattcttttgtttcattttcttttatatcaattggtccaattattactgtttcaatttgatcgatcaaagtaacatgttataagaatcttagaaaaagagggtgaaaaaaagttaagtgagtcaatgagccaacccgtttaacccaccaacctgtGATAGGTCGGGttaggttcaaattttttcggcttgctaataaatgagtcgggttgggttgactcactaagtggtcAATCCGTGGTAGGTCGGATTGGGTCGGGCCGGGTTACTCGTTTTGACATCTCTAAAGAATGTAACGTAATTTGAAAAGAGCTATCTATGTAAGAGCCGCTAGTTTTTTATGCTCTTCACGTGTTGACTCAGTGATTGTGATAAGCTTCTTGTCTGTAATCCAATACCCACTCAATTTTATTAGATTTCTCGTATTTTTGTgtaaaaaagttaacaaatataaaaaatgaaaaatagccTACACCCTAAACATTTATCAAAATACATATGATTTCACAAAGTCAGAATTCACATTCACGTAAACCGAATTTTCAGCGTACTTTTTAGTAGTGGTGGCAAAAATATATTGGAGTTCATTTCTTGTAAGAAAAAGAAACGGTattagaaaaaagaagagatttttaaaaatgtttatttgaatgtataaaacatttaaaaatattagttttatattaaagttaataaaagtaGTATTTTagtattacaatatttaaattttgcaaatttatcaaaaactgtactcctaaattttttttagaataattaataataacatttataaattgaaagaggaaaaaataatttaatgatataatttaatataataaatgctacattaatattaaaattataatgtagtaaatttacaataatagaTACGTAGGAAAAGGTATGAAAGTTTTTTCtgtgttgttaaaatatttgaataatttgtaTTATGTCGTtggttgaataaaatatttggatagcttgtttttatttttatttttaacattagtGCAGtaaagggaaacgacaacggttattttcgtcTATCCGcaccggttctgcaaccgaAGTATATACTGGCGAGACAAAAAGTCTACCACTTTTTGCCTCGATTTTGAACCAAGGAAAAAATGTAtgtttttgcctcggttcaaatgcAATTGAGGCAGTAGAGGATGttcctttttttacttttgtttttcgCTAGACTTTTAGCCTCGGTTGCTAGTGAACCAAGTTAGTAGAGGAGGTCTTATGCCTCGGTTTGGAATTGAATCGAGGCAGTagaggattttttttcttcaaccttTCTGCAATTAATATGGGAAGACTTCAACCTTTCTCCTACTGTCTCAAACTAGAGAACATCAGGAGTCATGCCTTGATTTCCTGACCAGGTACCGAGTCTATTTAGACACAGGTTAAGAGTTTTTCAAGTGAAAAAAGTTATGTATTTCTACTACAAACAAATCTATACTTTATAACCAAAGCTTATACAAAGATATgtgataaatataagaaaagaaaaggaagcaaAAGGGGTAAATGGAAGAGCAAGTGCAATGAAGGGAAGAATCACATAATGAAGAATATGGTCCAAATTTTTTGACTTGAGGTCTATCTGTGACGTGTTGTATCCATGATAAGTTTAGGGAGACTTGTTAGACTTTCTCCTCAATACAATAATCCATGTGATGACTTCTAAGAATAAGGCAACTACGCCCAGCGCAATAAGCACTCCAGTGTACGTAGTTTTCCATTTCTCATCAGGATGCAAGATCTTGAAGCCCCTGAATATGTTAATGATTCCCAGGATAACCACAGTGTACCCAATGTTGTGGTGATACGCGTTCCATATATACGTGTACTTGTGAGTCTTCACTGGCCTTAAGAACAATGCGAAAATCTTCAAAATTTCACAGAGGTAACACTGTTAAACTTCATCTTTATTGGATTAAGAtatgaagaagaagcagaagagCAAGAGTAGATTTACCTATAGAGTGGCAAAGCAAAAGAGGGAATTTCCAAGATTGCGATGCACACTGTACTGAACCCCTTCTAATTCGCTTCAAAGTTTCATATCAGTTCCCCATTCcgaaattagagaaaaaaaatcccCATTTcgaaattaggaaaaaaaaatccctTCTTACCTTGAAATCTCAATAACCAAGTGAAAAAAGTATAGAAAGACCAGAAATTCTCAATGCTTCTCTGTAAAGCCTCAAAACTCGAGCACAGAGAAGGAAGTCCTGTAGGTCCATTACCAAGTATAACCTGGGATGGCTACAGGTAACGTAAGAAACTATCTAGGGGACGAAGAATTAATGACAGAAACTGAAACATAGAGAAATGAGTTAGAGAGGAGTTAAAATCACACAGATGGTGATCTGAATACAGAGAAAACAAcgttaatttcatttttcaaatcaCAGTCAACAAGAATTGGAAAAGCATCATTAAAACACTTCCACAAACACTCGGTGTGTCTTTCAACGTTAGAGAAATGTGAGAGTGAGTTGTAACCTGGAAATTTTTCACCAAGCAGCACTAAAATTGGGGATGGGGATATGGATTAAAACCCTAGGAGTTGTTATCGAGAAGCTGCTTCGCTCCCAACGGCCACCGCTTGTTCTTCACTCTAGAGGCGATGCACTCGCAAGCGAGGTGGAATTTGCGCTCGCAGTCGTCGCCAAGGATGAGGTGGTGATGGCTCCCAGCGGTAGGGTTTTGGCGATCAAGGAGGAAGGCATAGGGATCTCTTTAAGGTGTCTTCGGTTTCAGATTTGGTCACCTTGAGTCTTTGTGTGGAGGGGGTAGATTTTGGAGCCGAGATAGGTCTCTGCCGCCTCGTAGATTTGGTTGCTCACAAGACCGCGACAGCGCGCTACGGAGGCCATCTCTGACGTATGACATGAACTTTGGCAGAAGGATATCGCTAGCTATCGAACGGATGACCATTGTAGTGGTGGCCACCGATGTCATTGTCGAGAGGACCGCCTTGGCGGTAGCAAGGTTTGAATTGGGCGTTGAAGAGGAAAAGAATGACATTGTGGCTTATGGGTTTAGGAAAGAAACGATAGTGGCTTGGTTTGTAAGTGAGTTTTTATCCATTGGTATATATTGGGATGCGTTTAGCATTTTGGAGCGCAGAATTTTCAAAGGGGAAAATGTAGAGAAGGAACGGTGACCCCTAACCAATGTATTTGACTAACTCCATAGCCTTGCAGACCAAGATAAGACATCAGCAATAACAACCTTATTAACTCGGTTCTTTACTTAACAAAGGCGTAAACCtccataatattttaaaaattaaaattatttataactataaGCCTCGGTTATACTCAAAATTGAAGCATAAACAtgatattgcctcggttggaAGTAACCGATGTCGTAAAGCAGGGTTTTCTACCTCACTTGTTCttagaaccgaggtagtagccttattttaaaaagtttggcAGGTGAAAAGTCCTCTTTTCAGGTGGGCAGTAGGGTTTTCTGCCTCGGGTGTTCtcagaaccgaggtagtagccccctttaggcatcggttattggacaaccgaggcatatacttTCGCTAAAACTATGAAAATTCCACCGCCCTTTGATATGCTTCAGTTTCAATAAAACTGAGGCGGATATAGCGTGTTAAAAAACCTATGTTTTACTAGTgtaattttaaagatatatttaaaaggaaaataaaaatgagacaTGTACTTCAGTCCatgtaaaaaaatgaataatttcttttttcattacACTACTGGAAAAGCGCGATTTACAGACGGccttttaccgaaggcttcgAAGCCTTCAGTATTGAgatgattaccgaaggcttttaaGCCGTCGGCAACTCCCTGTTTAATTTAAGTCCTAAATTAGGTTTTTCGTGCCCCAATTTCATTTTACATCAACTTCGTCGTTTTTGTCTGTCATTCCTCTCTGCAAACACTTCCCTCCCTTGCTTCAAGCTCCGTCAGTTTGTCGGTCAGTCACCGGTGGTGGTCCGTGACGATGGTGAGTGGTTCGGTCATCGCTCTTCGTTCACGGTGCGTGGTTGTTCGGGGAGTGTTGGGCTAGGGTTCGTCGTGGGTTGATTGGTTCGTTGACGGCTGGTGGTGTGGAGGTTGAGGGACTTTGTCGGAGGGCCATTGTGGGCTGCTGTCGCTGTCGTGCTCGGTGAAGCGGTATCTTGGTAGAGGTAAGTTCCACACAACTTCATTCACACTGTGATGTTCATATTGGTGAAGCGTAGACAGTGTTGCTGCCTTCATCTACTTTTCATTCACTTGTTAGCATTACTCTGTGTAGGAACTTGGTTGAGGGACTTCGTTGGAGTGACCGTTGTGGGGCGTCGCCATCGTGGTGTGCAAAGGTTGCATCGTGAAGGGCTATCTCGGTTGAGGTAAGTTGTGCTTTTACAGATTCATTATGAGTTATGATGTGATCTTGAAttgtttgatgttgttgtgGCTTGATtgtatgatgttgtttgattgagaaaGATTGGTTTTTAATTGGAATGAGGGGCAAGGAATTGGCATGCCAGTGAGAAGGTTTGAGAATCAAGTGTTAGCTAATTAGAAGAATTGATGGTGTTTTGTTTTacgttattatatatattgataataatCCTAATTATTATGAGGAAATGTGTATGGTAGTGTGTATACTAAAGCACTAGTTTTGTTGGTAAAAGAAGGAGATGTGGTTgagataataataattgttagggGAAAAGTAATGAGTTTGATGAGAGTTTGGGCCTTGTGAGTTATGAGTGGTAGAAACGTGAAGCATCATGGTTGACAGAGGGTGGTATTTTGGATGTGTCTATTTTTCTTCTATGAGTGAATTTGTGAAACAGTTGATGTGTGGCCCCCTTCAACTTCCCccattcaaatttttttttggacTTTGCTTCCATCAATCTATGTTATGGAATTCTGGCTTCCATCTTTCTCAAATTACTCTTTCATCCACTCCCACACTTCTGTActgtactttttttatttttctgtaatttttctataatcatcaaacaaagttgcttGAACATTCATTTGTGTTTAAATGACTTTATATACGGTTTAGTATGAAACCAGCAAACTAGGGACTATATGTAGTGCAGAATTAGTATTCCACCTAAGGTTTGATTGTTTTGTGTAGTTGGAACAcgtttaatatcattaaattgaAGCCATTAGCCACATGGTTACGTCCTCTGATAAAGCATAAAAAAGGTGTCAGGGAATGGGGAATAAAAGGAGGGAATATAATTCACCTTGTATTCACCTTTTTCTTGATTCTTTTGCAATAAAAGGAGGCTGTATAATTCAGAGGATCTGTTCTGTGTCATGTTTCTAGTGCTATTCATAGGTTCTTGATTAAAACATCAACTCCTTTCCACTTATCCCCAAAGCTAATTCTGTCCAACCTCAAATTCTTGgctttttctttatcaatagTCAAATCCACTAAGAACCCATTCTTCAAGCACATGGTTGAAGCTATGTAATCCTATAATATAGCAAAAGTTGAACCAAATTATAAGTCAATCAAACAAGTACAAATGAAACAAACTTTGCTGtgtaaatagaaaaaaacaagCACCGGAAACGAAACCACATGAAGTTGTTGTGTCTGTGTTGTGAAAGAAAAATACTTAGAGGATAACCAGATCCAGATTAGTGATCATTAATAAGTTATTATGAGTTCTGATTATTCTGATTATTCTCCTAACCCAATTGTCCTAAAAAGTAAAGGGCCATAGAAGCCAATGACGTTTATCCCTGTCATTTGCTGGAAAAAGGGTATAGCTACTGCCATCACCAGCTGAGGCCTATACCTTCGTTTCAAAATGACCTTAaatgattgtttgttgttggctTTTGAAGAACTTGCTTTTATAAGATCATCAAGTTCTGCCTGCACGTCTTCTATGCCTCGAATTCGCTGAAGTAGTAACTTGGCCTTTTGATGGTCATGCCCGCGTTGTATTAAGTTGTTGGGAGTTTCAGGGAGGAAAAGTGCACCAAATGTTAGGATTGAGGCTGGTACGCCTGCCATTGCTAGAGACACACACCAACCCCACCCACCATCTATCTTCTCTATTCCATAGTTGATTAGGGTAGCAAACAAACCACCAATGCAAATGCTTAATTGGAAGCCATTGCTAGTTGCTCCTCTTAGTTGTGGTAGTGCCATTTCAGATAGATACAGAGGAACAGCCTACAGAATCAGTccaaaatatgaaagaaattacggtcttgttatttttatttggtaaaATAACTAAGAAAATGTTTGTATGTGGGATGGTTGAGCCAAGTTTGCAGCAAAGTAGGCATCTCTAACTTATTCTAGAAAACATGAGAATTACCTAAAGTCCCTCTATTAGACGTGTAGTTTGAATATTGCAGTAATCCTAAAAGCTAAACCACCACGAAATAAATCATAATCAAATGGTTAttctcttattttcattttgtccTCAACAGTCAGaaggaactttgcaaaagagAAGCTAGATCCTAAAAAATTTCAGGAAAGAAAATTACATAGTTTTAATCTTCTAAAAAGGGGAGAGGGAGACCAAGAGGTTCTCCTTTTTGTTGGCAAGATAAACATTGTCTAGTCTTCAATTGAATCTAAAGTTGTACTAAATGTTTGAAATGTTTGAATCCTAACAAAACATTCTATAATTCCTCTGTAACAATGAATCTGCTTTCTCTTTTAAGCTCCAGGAATCATGTCAATGacttaatttaattgaaatatataccAAACGTTCGCTCACtgaataaagttataaaatcatttaaacaaactaatataaaaactatattgTTTGGAAAGgttgtaattaatatttttttgaaaataaaaacctaaTACAGTaatcacaaaaattaaaactaaattataagaaaaataattaaaagtctTAAACATTGTAACTATCTCTAACCCCTTCAAATATAATGCATTTCTTCCTTACACTTAAATAAATCACTAAATACTTATAAGATAAAAGgctaacataattaacattttctCCTAATAAATACTCTATTAGACTCCGTGTGATATTAGACATACTATCTTAGATTAATCAACACAGAAAAATACTTCTAATTCATGTATATTTTACCATACGTTTTCTAAATATGCACATCTTGTCCTTATTATGGGACACATACACATGTcct
The Vigna angularis cultivar LongXiaoDou No.4 chromosome 5, ASM1680809v1, whole genome shotgun sequence genome window above contains:
- the LOC108339216 gene encoding hexose carrier protein HEX6, which translates into the protein MASSSSRCGMKAAQVVRNVSPNGWISDDEARYKFGYYRKLFKVVPHKFLDLELFRKVFYHNLKVVNGVICSRVKDVDIEIDDEIGLSFTSLKVEGFMAHEKNSELNQWTNKKKIYKKFVRYPKRLKAVPLYLSEMALPQLRGATSNGFQLSICIGGLFATLINYGIEKIDGGWGWCVSLAMAGVPASILTFGALFLPETPNNLIQRGHDHQKAKLLLQRIRGIEDVQAELDDLIKASSSKANNKQSFKVILKRRYRPQLVMAVAIPFFQQMTGINVIGFYGPLLFRTIGLGE